The DNA region TTTCTCCTCAAGCCAGTTGAAGAAAGACTCAATGGGCTGCCTTACCCTAGATACGGCTTTAGAGAATAGGTCAGCAGCAGCCTTGTCGAAGTATTTTATGGGTTCAGACTGAC from Bacteroidales bacterium includes:
- a CDS encoding transposase, whose amino-acid sequence is QSEPIKYFDKAAADLFSKAVSRVRQPIESFFNWLEEKTGIQRASKVRSTNGLLVHVFGRLAVAFMCLFFNP